A region of the Apium graveolens cultivar Ventura chromosome 6, ASM990537v1, whole genome shotgun sequence genome:
TGCAAATGTTCTGTTCTTGGAGTCACCAGCAGGAGTAGGATACTCCTATTCAAATACTTCATCTGACTATAAAAGTCTTGGAGATAAAAGCACAGCATCGGATAATTATGTATTCCTGTTGAACTGGTTAGAGAGGTTCCCAGAGTACAAAAACAGAGAATTTTACATATCAGGAGAGAGCTATGCTGGCCATTATGTCCCTCAACTTGCCCACACCATTCTGTATTATAACAAGAAGCTCGTGAGTGACATTCATATAATATTTTAACCATCCTAATTGTAAAAGTATCTGATATGTCAAAAAAAATGAGAAAGAAGAAAGACTCGGAACCAAGATAAAGATAATCAGAGACCCACATTATAATACTTTTGTGCTAgctatatatattgtatatacaAAAATAATTGACCAAGACATTTCGGATTTTTGATGAGATGACCAGGATTTAAACAAGTTAGAACATCGTGGGTCGGGTATTGATTAATGTGAGTAGGGTgtgtagatatatatatatatatgtatatatttctaaatatataaatgtgtgtatgtatatgtgtgtgtgcgTATATATACAGAGATAAAATTAATTGAGCATAGTATTTCTATAAAATATAGCATTGTAGGCATCATTTTTTGCACAAAATATAAGTTTAAATAGATTAATTTACCTCTGCCTCACACTCAGACTGATACAATTCTTGTAATAtcttaaaaatcaaaataaacgCTTCCAATATCAGACTAATACAACGATTAAAGATATCAATAGAAGAATTAGTAAATAGATCTCCTCTTTAATAACGATATCAAATGATTTAATCATTTTGAATGGTACTGACACTCATCGAAGATAAAATACAAGATGCCGACTACATATAGAATATAATTTTTTCGGTTTACTAACCATAACACGAACAAAATAGAAAAGAATATAACATCTCAAGATTCGGGTTTTAAGAACCATAAAATGGAAATGTTAACAAAAAAATACACGTAAATGTAGCCTTTAAACTTACAATTGGATAAGTATCTCAATTTTTTGATCGATAAACTTATTGCTAAATTCTATATACATGACTCGATCAATAtcttaaaatcattttaatatgGAACAAATACCTCAAGTTATCTTCGACGATTTTTATTTGGTTAGAGCTCGTGTCGGACATTCATCGGAGATTTTTATCATCCTCGTCATCGGAGTATCTAATCAATCgagagaaaatgagagagaaaAAGACAAACCTACATGTGAAATGGGATACACACCCATATACAtgttatatatacaatatataaatcGTAATGAACGACCGAGATACTTAGGGTTTTTAGATGGAACGGTCAGGATTAATCTGGGTTATGATATTCGTGGGCTGGGGAGGAATTCGTAATGAACGTCATAGATATTTAGGGTTGTTAGATGAAACGGTCTGGATTAATCCGGGTAATGACATTCGTGGGCTAAGTAGAAATTTATTGAGATTTTCTAGGTACGATCATTAGTGGGCCGGGTAGTATGTGTGTACTTGTTTATGATTGtgatttattaaaaaaaaattagaagtATGAAAGTTATCTTGTATTAATGCAACTAAAACTtagaaaattattatttaataaatataaaaattctCTCAAAAGAATTATTTTGTCAAGAATAGTTTAATTTCAAGAGTAATACATTACTTTAATATCATATTTACTAACTTTATCTCGTAAAAGATGATATCTTGTATAGATTTTTTTATTTAGCATGGAAAactaattttttttacttaattATATTTACTATACTTGAATAAAATCACAATTATTAATCGGTGTAGCATCAAATTTGATCATAAAATTTGCTAGTACTTGCTTTATCCGTAGTATTCGGGCACAACACTCGGTCATAGTTATATATAAAATTTCAGGAATTGACATAGAAACTGAGATTCTTTTGTATTAAAACCGGTAAGTAAAACATTTAGATTAAAACTTATATGTATCTGTTAATTTAACATGTTTTATAAAATATCAAGGCGTTAGAGTTAAACTTACTACGATCGTGTATTTCCTAAAATCCTCCTCTTCGACCAGAGTTATTATATCATGATAAATTACAAGTTCTCCTAAAATGTAAAGGCGTTAGGATGTCAGAGGTTTTTATAACAATCaacttataatttttataaaGTTAGGATAAAACTTGTACTTTTAGAATAACTAAAATAAACCTATAAAAAAATTGACAAAAAATATTGTTTAGAAAATTCATTATTACTGTACCGTTGAactttaaaattttcaaaatttaaataaataatagggATAAATTCATGTTTGGACCAACTTGTGGACTAGGATTTTTCAAACCGTTGTCGCACTGCGTAACCTCAAAAACCGCATAAATCATACCATGAAAATGTAATGTCGTATGGTGCGGTTTGTACGATTTATATATTCAAAAAAATAGTTATTACATATAAGTATAATAAAAATTTAACTGATATAGAGACTAAGACTATTATATCGttgatataaaataaaaattatgtcggtaatttataatatttaagcTAGCATCAATAACAGAAAATTAGATTAAACAAGAGATGTatctataatatatatatatatattattataaatatatacaGATATATACATGAAATTGCGGTGCGGTACGATTTTAACCGCATTGTTAAAAATGTGAAACTGCAAACAATATCACATCGCATGGTTTATCAAAAAGTTTAAACCGCatcataaaaaattaaaaaccgcATTTTACAGTACAATGTGACGGTGCGGACGATTTTTGCGGTTTGTGCGGTTTGTGCGGTTTGATAATCACTCCTACTAAAAAGAGGTTCATCTCTTTGAGAAATCTCAACCATTTcaattgaaaaagaaaagaatcaattatctgtaaatttaaattaaattggAGGTATCTAATATTCAAAAAAGATGATGTTATATCTAAAAAGatattattaagattatttattaTTTGCTACAAAAGTACAAAAAAGATActataataattttattattttttatcatGAAAAGGAAATAAATAGAAAAAGGGACCCACCTGATACAAAGAAAATTCCTAAAGGTGTCTTAAAAGCGGAGAGGGTGTATCATATAAAATCTATTGCCCAATGCAAATTTGCCGTTTTTAGCTCTAATTTCCCCTTTTAGCATTTcatatttcatattttttttccttttttagAATAACTCCAGAAAAAGGACCTTATATATAGATTGGGAGATTCAGAGATTGAAACATATTTTTTTGTGAATTACAGTGAATAGAGACCAGGAGAGATGGGCAGGGCAAAGCTTGAAATAGCGAAGATTGAAAATGCCAGCAGCAGGCAGTCCACTTTCAAGAAGAGAAGGGCTAGTTTAATAAAGAAAGCTCATGAGCTTTCTGTTTTATGCGATGCTGAGATCGCGGTTATTGTGTTCTCGAGCAATGGGAAGCTTTTTGAGTTTGCTAGTTCAAGGTCTACTCTCTCTttcacctctctctctctctcttcctctctcactctctctcccTTTGTTTTCTTGATCTCTCCCTCTCTCTATATATGTTTTCTTGATCTCTCCCTTACTCTGTTTTTCTTGATTTACTTCTGTTATAATTTGCTGCTGAATATGTTTATTTTGGCATGTTATCTTTAATTTTATTGCCTTAGGTGTAACATAATTAGTAGATTACTGTGGTTACTAATCTTGGTTTATAAGGGTTTTAATTTAGTGTATATGTTTGTTGGTTTTAATAATTATATCTGCATTTCTGCCTAAATTGATGAAATCTTGTTGTTAAATATGATGGCATTCTAAAATCCGATATGGACAATGTGTTGTTGTGTTGCTCTGTGTCAATGAGAGTCAAATCCGATATGGACAATGTGTTGCTGCGTTGCTCTGTGTCAATGAGAGTCAAATCTGATATGGACAATGTGTTATTGCATTGCTCTGTGTCAATGAGAGTCAAATCCGATAAAATTGAACAATTTTTAAAGTCTAGGGACAAGTTTTGACGGTTCAAAGTAACAAATTAAACCTGAGAAGATGTCTGAATGAATGTTTGATTGATAGGAGAGCACTTACTAAAGATATCTTGTTTGGAGATCAAAGTGGCCTTATACTAGTAACATATCAAAACTTGTTAGGCGGTTGgggcttataatcaaccaaaaTGATATCTTCTTGAACCTAACATTGATGGAGGACCATTTCTCATCGGAGATCTCCAACTAAAAAACATGTAAGTTTCCTTATACCTGCCAATTCGTCAAACAGTTTTTTTTGGAAGAAGATACTTATTGCCGTCATGTTTTTCATTTTCTGTAGGCAGTTATTGCGGAAGGACCTTATTGGCTTGGGCTTGAAAGAATTGCAAGAGTTGGAGCAGCAATTGAATGAAGGATTATTATCTATCAAGGACAAGAAGGTTTATTTACACGTCTCCCTGTAACTTAATATATCTATAAAGTGAATTGTTTTATGCAGAAAAACGGCTTTCTTATCATAATGTTATATTATTTCAGGAGCAACTACTGATAGAGGAACTGGACCTATCTAGGAAAAAGGTACAAAGTTACAGTTTTGATCTTCTATACAGTTATGACTAGCTTCAAATTGTTTGATAGATAAAATTACGTGAATGTATTCAACCTTAAAAAACAATTGGATTTAAATATGACTCTGATAATTCTAGTAATGTACATAGGTGATGTCCCATGTAGATTTGTGTTTTTACTGGCAAGT
Encoded here:
- the LOC141666313 gene encoding agamous-like MADS-box protein AGL15, whose product is MGRAKLEIAKIENASSRQSTFKKRRASLIKKAHELSVLCDAEIAVIVFSSNGKLFEFASSRQLLRKDLIGLGLKELQELEQQLNEGLLSIKDKKEQLLIEELDLSRKKPKKKCPASLAIMYKKHDARLQEREKKYYMTDVVFMTDERPQQEQEFIRENATLRRKVN